From Amycolatopsis sp. WQ 127309:
AGGTCGATCAGCAGCAGGTGGTTGTCCGTGCCACCGGACACGAGGTCGTAACCGCGGGCCAGCAGCGCGTCGGCCAGCGCGCGGGCGTTGGCGACGATGCTGTGCGCGTACTCGCCGAACGACGGCTGCTGCGCCTCCCCGAGGGCGACCGCGATGGCCGCCGTCGTGTGGTTGTGCGGGCCGCCCTGCAGGCCGGGGAACACGGCCTTGTCGACGGCCTTCGCGTGCTCGGCGTCGGACAGGATCATCGCGCCACGCGGGCCGCGCAACGTCTTGTGCGTCGTCGTGGTGATGACCTGCGCGTGCCCGACCGGTGACGGGTGCGCGCCGCCCGCGACCAGCCCGGCGATGTGCGCGATGTCGGCGACGAGCACCGCGTCCACCTCGGCGGCGATCTCGGCGAACGCCGGGAAGTCGATGGTGCGCGGGATCGCCGTGCCACCGGCGAAGATCAGCTTCGGCCGGTGCTCGCGGGCCAGGTCGCGCACCTGGTCGAGGTCGACGCGGCCGGTCTCCTTGGCGACGCCGTAGCGCACCGGCGTGAACCACTTGCCGGTCGCGGAGACGCTCCAGCCGTGGGTCAGGTGGCCGCCGTCCGGCAGCGCCATGCCGAGCACGGTGTCGCCGGGCTTCGCGAAGGCGAGGTACACGGCCAGGTTCGCCGGAGATCCGGAGTAGGGCTGGACGTTGGCGTGGTCCGCGCCGAAGACGGCCTTCGCGCGCTCGATGGCGAGCAGCTCGACCTGGTCGATGAACTGCTGGCCCTCGTAGTACCGCTTGCCCGCGTACCCCTCGGAGTACTTGTTGGTGAGCACGGTCCCGGTGGCCTCGAGCACGGCCTGCGAGACGTAGTTCTCCGACGCGATCAAGCGGATCTTGTCGTGCTGGCGCTTGGCTTCGTCCTCGACGAGCCCGGCGATGGCGGGGTCGGCGGACGCGAGCGCGTTCAGTTTCGGCTGGTGGGTCATGGGCGTACTCCGGCTCTGGAGTGGCCTTCACCCAGGCGCGCGGTGCCGGCCTCGTCGTCGCTTCCCGGTGGTGCTCCACCTCGATGGCGCCAGTCGCTGCTGCGGGGAAGAGCTTAGTGCACCCCGCTCGAGCCGCGGTTCACTTCAGTCGACGACCGCGACACCCATGGACCGGGCCGTGCCGGCGATCGTGCGCATCGCCATCTCGACGTCGGACGTGTTCAGGTCCGGCAGCTTGCGCTCGGCGATCTCGCGCAGCTGCGCCGTCGTGATCTTGCCCGCCACCTCGTGCCCCGGCCGCGAGGATCCCTTGTCCCCCAACGCCTTCTCGACCAGGTTGACCCCGGTCTGCCCCAGCATCTTGCCGAGGTCGACGACCGGGGCGTTGCCCGCGGCGAGTTCGAGGGCGACCTGGTGGGTGAGTTTCTTCGGAGCCACGGCCCGAAGCTGGAGTCTCCAGTTACTGGAGGGTCAACCTCGATCGATCGGCTTCGTGCCGGCGCGGTGGCGGCGGGCCAGCTCCTGGTAGATCGCGGCGTTGTGGTCGACCCACATCCGCGCCGAATCGGTCAGCGGGACGAACTTCTTCGCCGGGCTGCCCATCGCGATGACCTCCTCGGGGACCTCGGTCGCCGGGGTGACCGTCGCGCCCGCCGCGACCAGCGCCCGCGCGCCGATCTTCGCCTTGTCGAGCACCGTCGAGCCGTTGCCGATCAGCGCCTGCTCCCCGATGGTGCAGTCGTGCACCAGGCACTGGTGGCCGACGGTGACGTTCTTGCCGACCTCGCAGACGCCGTCGTTGACGTGGATCACCGAGTTGTCCTGGATGTTGGCACCCTCCCGGATGACGATCCGGCCGAAGTCGGCCCGGACCACCACGCCGTACCAGATCGAGGCGTCCTTCTCGACGACGACGTCGCCGATGAGGGTGGCGGTGGGCGCGATCCAGGCGTCCGGGTGGACCTGCGGGCTGAGCCCTTCGAACGAGAACAGAGGCATGTCCGCACCCTAGACGAGCGGTTTCCTCAGCCCTGCCTGCTGTAGAGCCGAAGCGTCACCGGGCCGGCCACGGAGACGAGGACGGCCGTCGCGACGAGGGACCACCCGACGCCGGTGCCGCCGGCGTCGTTCATAAGGGTCCGCGCCGCGCTCGCGACGTGACTGAGCGGGTTGACGTCGACGAAGGCCCGGAGCCACCCGGGCAACGTCGTGGGCTCGACGAAGATGTTGCTGGCGAACGAAAGCGGGATCAGCACGGCGTTGGCGATGCTGATCACGACGGCCGGGTCGCGGACCACCAGCGCGACCGCCGCCCACACCAGCGACAGCGCGAGCCCGAACGCGACGACCAGCGCGACCGCGCCGAGCACGCCCAGCGCGCCGCCGTCCGGGCGGTAGCCCATGACCAGGCCGAGGACGACCACGATGGCGGCGGCGAACACGTACCGGGCGGCGTCGCTGAGCAGGCCGCCGAGCACGAAGGCGCCACGCCAGATCGGCAGGCCGCGGAAGCGGTCGAAGGCACCGCTCCGGACGTCCCGGGCGAGCCGGGCGCCGCCGTACATCGTGACGATGGCGACGCTCATGCTCAGCACGCCGGGCAGGAGAACCTCGAGGTAGTCGCCGGTCGACCCGCTGAGCGCGCCGCCGAACAGGTAGGTGAACAGCACCGTGAACAGGATCGGTACCGCGGCCGAGTCCACGAGCTGCTTGGGGTCGTGCTTGATCTTGAGCAGGCCACGCCGGCCGAAGGTGACCGAGGCCGTGAGCGCACCGGCGTGGTGGCGGGTGCGGCCCTCGGCGAGCAGGACGTCGATCGGGGTGCTCATGCCGTCAGCTCCCGGTGCTCGGTCAGGGCGAGGAAGGCCTCGTCGAGGCTGGGCCGGCCGAGGGAGAACTCGGCGACGCCCACCCCGGCGTCGGCCAGCCGGCTCATGGCGCGCCCGGCCAGCCGGCCCGCGTCCACCCCGGCGTCGAGCGGCATCGACAGCGCGAGCGGGTCGT
This genomic window contains:
- the glyA gene encoding serine hydroxymethyltransferase translates to MTHQPKLNALASADPAIAGLVEDEAKRQHDKIRLIASENYVSQAVLEATGTVLTNKYSEGYAGKRYYEGQQFIDQVELLAIERAKAVFGADHANVQPYSGSPANLAVYLAFAKPGDTVLGMALPDGGHLTHGWSVSATGKWFTPVRYGVAKETGRVDLDQVRDLAREHRPKLIFAGGTAIPRTIDFPAFAEIAAEVDAVLVADIAHIAGLVAGGAHPSPVGHAQVITTTTHKTLRGPRGAMILSDAEHAKAVDKAVFPGLQGGPHNHTTAAIAVALGEAQQPSFGEYAHSIVANARALADALLARGYDLVSGGTDNHLLLIDLTNKAVAGKPAAQALDRAGIELNYNTVPFDPRKPFDPSGIRLGTSAITTRGLRPEHQTQVADWIDRTVTAAAAQNESSLDTIAAEIREFLAPFPIPGYSA
- a CDS encoding uL11 family ribosomal protein, whose protein sequence is MAPKKLTHQVALELAAGNAPVVDLGKMLGQTGVNLVEKALGDKGSSRPGHEVAGKITTAQLREIAERKLPDLNTSDVEMAMRTIAGTARSMGVAVVD
- a CDS encoding gamma carbonic anhydrase family protein, whose product is MPLFSFEGLSPQVHPDAWIAPTATLIGDVVVEKDASIWYGVVVRADFGRIVIREGANIQDNSVIHVNDGVCEVGKNVTVGHQCLVHDCTIGEQALIGNGSTVLDKAKIGARALVAAGATVTPATEVPEEVIAMGSPAKKFVPLTDSARMWVDHNAAIYQELARRHRAGTKPIDRG
- a CDS encoding ABC transporter permease, with product MSTPIDVLLAEGRTRHHAGALTASVTFGRRGLLKIKHDPKQLVDSAAVPILFTVLFTYLFGGALSGSTGDYLEVLLPGVLSMSVAIVTMYGGARLARDVRSGAFDRFRGLPIWRGAFVLGGLLSDAARYVFAAAIVVVLGLVMGYRPDGGALGVLGAVALVVAFGLALSLVWAAVALVVRDPAVVISIANAVLIPLSFASNIFVEPTTLPGWLRAFVDVNPLSHVASAARTLMNDAGGTGVGWSLVATAVLVSVAGPVTLRLYSRQG